In Leptospira ellinghausenii, the following proteins share a genomic window:
- a CDS encoding MFS transporter, which translates to MSQLPVKVYGYRWVVLFAYIVITATICLQWLSFAPIAREAKEFYMVSPLQIDLLSLVFLAVFVFIAIPASYVIDTYGIKIGVGFGAILTGVCGLLKGMYASEYAVVLICQLGLAIAQPFLLNAVTKISVLWFPIHERATSVALGTLAQFLGIILVMILTPILLHSGNTIPEVMMVYGFVSMASAILFLLLVREKPPTSPSTHGEDHELSFFDGIRFLWKQADMKKILFLFLIGLGVFNAVSTCIDQICEIKGLNTEESGLVGGVMLIAGILGGIFIPPLSDKFQKRKLFLVIAMIGFLLGLTVFVLFQGFIPLLIGSVVIGFFLLGIGAPIGFQYCAEITSPAPESTSQGLLLLVGQVSGIVFILGLNFFGMVSFLYVLLALTVLTLALVFQLKESPFMES; encoded by the coding sequence ATGAGCCAATTGCCAGTAAAAGTGTATGGATACCGTTGGGTGGTTTTATTTGCCTACATCGTGATCACAGCGACCATTTGTTTGCAATGGTTGTCTTTTGCTCCGATTGCCAGGGAAGCCAAAGAGTTTTATATGGTTTCCCCACTGCAAATTGATCTTTTGTCTTTAGTGTTTTTGGCTGTTTTTGTTTTCATCGCCATCCCCGCTTCGTATGTGATTGATACCTATGGAATCAAAATTGGTGTTGGGTTTGGTGCGATCCTAACTGGTGTTTGTGGGTTACTCAAAGGGATGTATGCATCGGAGTATGCAGTGGTCCTCATTTGCCAATTGGGTCTTGCCATTGCCCAACCTTTCCTCCTCAATGCAGTGACAAAAATTAGTGTATTGTGGTTTCCCATCCACGAACGAGCCACATCCGTTGCTTTAGGAACACTCGCACAGTTTCTCGGAATCATCCTTGTGATGATCCTAACCCCCATTCTTTTACACAGTGGAAACACGATTCCAGAAGTGATGATGGTGTATGGATTTGTCTCGATGGCGAGTGCGATTCTTTTTTTACTCCTCGTAAGAGAAAAACCTCCCACCTCACCGAGTACACACGGCGAAGACCATGAACTCTCCTTTTTTGATGGGATTCGTTTTTTATGGAAACAAGCCGACATGAAAAAAATCCTATTTTTGTTTCTCATTGGGCTTGGTGTGTTTAATGCCGTGAGTACTTGTATCGATCAGATTTGTGAAATCAAAGGATTGAACACAGAAGAGTCGGGACTTGTGGGTGGGGTGATGCTCATTGCCGGGATCCTAGGAGGTATTTTCATCCCTCCCCTCTCTGACAAATTCCAAAAACGAAAACTATTTTTAGTCATCGCTATGATCGGATTTTTACTTGGGCTTACTGTTTTTGTTTTGTTCCAAGGTTTTATCCCTTTACTCATTGGGTCGGTAGTGATTGGATTTTTTTTACTGGGGATTGGGGCACCCATTGGATTCCAATACTGTGCTGAGATCACATCCCCTGCCCCCGAGTCCACCTCACAAGGGTTATTACTCCTTGTGGGCCAAGTCTCAGGAATTGTATTTATCTTAGGGCTAAATTTTTTTGGAATGGTATCGTTTTTGTATGTGTTACTTGCGTTAACAGTACTAACACTGGCACTTGTCTTCCAATTGAAAGAAAGTCCGTTTATGGAAAGTTAG
- a CDS encoding DUF2442 domain-containing protein, whose amino-acid sequence MTSLISEAKAQKVWFDEDNLWISLYDGRSLSVPLAYFPRLRKANKEQLNRYELSGGGIGIHWEELDEDISVAGLLFGTGDLSSSKK is encoded by the coding sequence ATGACTTCTTTAATCTCTGAAGCAAAAGCACAAAAAGTTTGGTTTGATGAAGATAACCTTTGGATCTCGTTATATGATGGTCGATCATTATCCGTACCACTTGCCTACTTCCCGCGATTGAGAAAAGCAAATAAAGAACAGCTGAATCGATATGAACTTAGTGGAGGAGGGATTGGAATCCATTGGGAAGAATTAGATGAAGATATCAGTGTTGCAGGTCTTCTCTTCGGAACGGGTGATTTATCCTCTTCTAAAAAATAA
- a CDS encoding DUF4160 domain-containing protein, giving the protein MPKVLEKNGFKFFFFSNEGNPREPIHIHVRKGEKIAKFWLKPNAILVDNYGFSSKELNWIEEEIENNSNLIEGKWNDFFNL; this is encoded by the coding sequence ATGCCAAAGGTACTTGAAAAGAATGGATTTAAATTTTTCTTCTTTTCAAATGAGGGTAACCCTCGTGAGCCAATACATATTCACGTAAGAAAGGGTGAGAAAATTGCAAAATTTTGGCTGAAACCGAATGCAATTTTAGTTGATAATTACGGGTTTTCTTCTAAAGAATTAAATTGGATCGAAGAAGAAATAGAAAACAATTCAAATCTAATCGAAGGTAAATGGAATGACTTCTTTAATCTCTGA
- a CDS encoding TetR/AcrR family transcriptional regulator, with protein MADTKHFNESFERISEEKRNRILSIAISEFANRGFTSANTNTIAQKAGISVGSLYKYFETKEDFFLTVVDYGITQLEKTLETVLSMDLDFFGKVEKIVRIIQNHSRMNQDIIRLYNEMTTESNYELITRLSGELESLSAKCYIDMIQTAKQEGTIASDVDSNLSAFLLDNLFMTLQFSYATVYYKERMKIYLGEGVFEDDEAVVKAVMKFIRRALGG; from the coding sequence ATGGCTGATACAAAACACTTTAACGAAAGTTTCGAAAGGATTTCGGAAGAAAAACGGAATCGGATTTTATCGATCGCCATCTCTGAATTTGCCAACCGTGGTTTCACAAGCGCCAATACCAATACCATCGCCCAAAAAGCGGGGATCAGTGTTGGTTCCCTCTACAAATACTTCGAAACCAAAGAGGATTTTTTCTTAACCGTGGTCGATTATGGGATCACCCAATTGGAAAAAACCTTAGAAACCGTTCTGTCTATGGATTTGGATTTTTTTGGGAAGGTGGAAAAGATTGTCAGGATCATCCAAAACCATTCTCGGATGAACCAAGACATCATTCGTCTCTACAATGAAATGACAACGGAAAGTAATTACGAACTCATCACACGCCTGTCAGGTGAACTTGAATCCTTATCAGCAAAATGTTATATCGATATGATCCAAACAGCCAAACAAGAGGGAACGATTGCCAGTGATGTGGATAGTAACCTCTCTGCTTTTTTACTCGATAATCTTTTTATGACCTTACAGTTTTCTTATGCCACCGTGTATTACAAAGAACGCATGAAAATTTATTTGGGGGAAGGCGTATTTGAAGATGATGAAGCGGTTGTCAAAGCTGTCATGAAATTCATCAGACGTGCCTTAGGCGGTTAG